CAGAAGCCCATTTTTCTATAAGAGGTGTGGCAAACCGTGCACTCTTAATGTATATCACTTCCCTGGAATTCTGCTGAGCTATAGCGTTTGTAGAAAACAATACAGCAACTACTAATGATAACCTAATAAATCCAAATCTTTTCATTGTCATTCGTTTTTTTAATAATTAATATTGAGCAAAAAAAAAACTCCACCGAAGCCGTATCGGTGGAGTTTTTTATGTTTTATGTTTTTATTATAATACTATTTTCCCCTATCCAATACGATATGATTCCTGACCATACACATAGCCATACAGCAACACATCGTCATACAACATGTAGTACAAGTATTATCGTTATATTGGATAAAATATTTATTCATTTGATTTTTTTAATTGACTCTAACCCTAAGATAAAAAAACTCTCCTGATATTTTATTGTACCAGGAGAGTTCTATATTAACGTAATATATTCTATTGTTCTTTTATTCTACTCCGACACAACATCGCCTGAAGGACATACACATGTCCATACACATACACATGCAACATCCCCTTTTTACTGAAGTGTTACATATTGTTGCGGCTGTATCTTGTAAAAATATTCTCACTATCGTTTTGTCTTTATTTATATTTCAAAAACAAAAGTAATGCATTTTTGTTCATTCTACACAAAAAATAATATCTTTTTTCATAGTATTTTTCGAATAAAATTACAAAAATCTCATTTTCAACTCACAAGGATATCATTTTTAACATTTCCACAAACTCCGTACTGGTTCAATCTTTTTTCCTTGCTTAACAAGTAAAGCATTTTACGACTCAACAAATCAGAAGAGGAATATGTTTTAATAAAGTAGGTCACAAACAGGTCACAATTAAAATTGAATGATATGGATATACAATTCAGAATAGACAACAGTAACCGGGGTAGTTTTTTCATTGAACAGGAAGGGCGGCAGGTCGCTGAACTGGATTTCGAAATAAAAGATAATCTGCTGAACGCCTATCATACAGGCGTACGTCCAGAACTGGAAGGGCAAGGTATTGCCGGAAGATTATTCAATGAGATGGTCAATTATGCACGGGAGAATGGATATCAGGTAATCCCGTCATGCTCCTATATCCTGGCAAAATTCCGCAGGCGCCCTGATGATTACAACGATATATGGTATCGTTCCAAAGATGAACCCACAGGAGAGGCCTGTGGTATTAAGCCGAAAGACAAGAATAACTGAATGTCATCAAATAAAGTAAACTTTAAAAAATTGAAGGCGAACATCGGCTATTGAAAAAAGCAAAAAATCCGCCGGAACCTGCATACTTCCCGAAAGGAGGATTGCAATCCGGCGGATAAAATTCCGCATTATTTATTCTGCGTTCTAATAACCCAAAACTATTATCCCTTTGGCTTTATAGTGCAACCAATCGCTACTGTTGTTGCAGGATCGGGGTTATTACCGGCCAGTAAAGCACGTACTGCATTCGCTGCATACGGAGCGGTCACAGCCGCTGGATCCTGATAATTATCATCCACGGTTCCGGTATAAACTACCACAAACCGTCCATTACCTTCATTTTTTAACAGGAAGATCTCCGGAGTGCGGGTAGCACCGTATGCCGGATATACCTGTTGTCCTTCATCCACCAGGTAAGGGAAAGGGAAGTTCTTTTCAGCAGCCCTTTTTTTCATCTCTTCAAAAGAGTCGGCAGGTGATTGTACCGGATCGTTCGGGTTGATATACACCACCGGAACTCCCTGTGGAGCAAACTCATTATGCAAAGCGATCATACGGTCTTCATAAGCCTGCACATAAGGACAAGGGTTACAGGAGAAGATCACCACCACCCCTTTCTCATTTGCGTAATCGGACAAAGAGACGGTCGTACCATCGATATTCTTCAGTGAGAAATCGGGTGCAACGGAACCGACCGCGATAGGTTGCGCGTTCAACGATAATGCGCTCAACGTCAAAACTGATAAAATTAAAAACTGTTTCATTGTTACTGTCATTTAAAATGTTAATTAGCCAATAGAGGTTGTACAATCTCTTCCAGTTCA
This window of the Proteiniphilum saccharofermentans genome carries:
- a CDS encoding GNAT family N-acetyltransferase produces the protein MDIQFRIDNSNRGSFFIEQEGRQVAELDFEIKDNLLNAYHTGVRPELEGQGIAGRLFNEMVNYARENGYQVIPSCSYILAKFRRRPDDYNDIWYRSKDEPTGEACGIKPKDKNN
- a CDS encoding thioredoxin family protein, with the protein product MKQFLILSVLTLSALSLNAQPIAVGSVAPDFSLKNIDGTTVSLSDYANEKGVVVIFSCNPCPYVQAYEDRMIALHNEFAPQGVPVVYINPNDPVQSPADSFEEMKKRAAEKNFPFPYLVDEGQQVYPAYGATRTPEIFLLKNEGNGRFVVVYTGTVDDNYQDPAAVTAPYAANAVRALLAGNNPDPATTVAIGCTIKPKG